TATATCTCGGCGGGACCTGCGTTAACGTTGGCTGTGTACCCAAGAAATTGTTTGTTTACGGCTCACACTTTATGGAAGATTTTGAAGCGGCCAAGGGGTTCGGTTGGAGTTTTGAGAACCTCGGTTTTGAATGGCAGGCGCTACGCGACAATAAAACACGAGAAATTGAGCGCTTAAATGGGGTTTATGGGCGTATTCTGGATAATGCCGGTGTAGAAACAATACGCGGTCGCGCGACAATAACAGGGCATCACGAAGTTGCAGTAGACGAGGTGGTTTATACCGCAAAATACATTTTAATTGCGACCGGTAGTTGGCCTCGCAAACCCAACTATCCTGGTGCCGAGCTGGTGACTGATTCGAACGCTTTTTTTTATTTGGATAAATTACCAAAACGGGTCATTGTGGAGGGGGGCGGCTACATCGCAGTGGAGTTCGCCGGAATTCTCAATGCTCTGGGTTGCGATACCGAGCTCGTGTACCGCGGTCCGCTTTTCCTCAGAAATTTCGACGGCGATATTCGCCATTTCATAGCCGAGCAAATTGCGGAAAAAGGGCTGAAACTCTCTTTTAGCACAACTATCGAGGGAATTGAAAAACGTGGGCCTGATAGCCTGAACGTTATACTTGCTAACAACAACTCAGAACGATTAACACGCGAAGTTGATTGCGTTATTTCGGCGATCGGGCGATCACCCAAGGTTGACAACCTTGGGCTCGAAGCGCTTGGTATCGAACAAAAGGTTAACGGTGCCATCGTAGTAGACGATAAGTTCGAAACCAGTGTAGAGGGTATTTTTGCTGTTGGTGATGTGATCGACCGTTACCAACTTACGCCCGTTGCTCTGGCTGAGGGAATGGCCCTTGCACGATACCTGTTTGCGGAAACACCGGTCGCTCTGGACTACGAACATATTCCGACGGCCGTATTTTGTCAGCCCAACATCGGTACAGTGGGTTATACCGAAGAGCATGCACGAGATTTAGGCTACGATCTGGAGATTTATAAGAGTGCCTTTAAACCAATGAAGCACACCTTAAGCGGTTTAAACGAAAAAACCCTTATGAAGCTGGTTGTCGACAAAAACAGTCGCTGTGTTTTGGGTGCTCACATGGTAGGGCCCGATGCCGGTGAAATTATTCAGGGCTTGGCCATTGCTATAAAAGCCGGTGCTACCAAAGAGGATTTCGATACGACGATTGGTATTCATCCAACCGCCGCCGAAGAGTTTGTCACTATGCGATCACCGGTCTAGAAGTCGATGGGGCGACATTTTGAGGGACGATACCGAGAGGGTAGGCTGCCGCCGGTACAGTCCCAGGTGATTGAAGTGATCGTCCGGTTTTCAGACTTAATCAAAGGTTCGTAAATGATCGTTTGGGGTTCGTCCAAGAGTTCCAACTGGTCAAACTCCACAACCACACCGCCACCTTCTACAATCTCAATCGATTTTATGTAGGGTGCGCCAGGCTGATAATTCAGGTTTGCGTCGAGGGATGAATTCGGGACAAAGTTGGATTCGAGTATAAATTCCTCCACCTGATCAACATACATCTGGGAACTCATGAGCCCCTGGCTGACTTTGGCGCGAATTGTGTAATCTTGGTACGCTGGAAGCGCAATCGCGGCCAAAATGCCGATAACCGCCACAAAGGGAATGATGCACAGCGCTACCCAAACCCAAACGTTTGAAGGCGGCAAATGACCGTATTTGCGCTGCCAACGGTCTTGAGGGCATACCCAAAAATAGATGGCTTCAATTAAAGTGACGATCGCGCTGATTCCAAAAATCCCGAAAGGAATGTAAAAAACGCCCCACCACTGTTTTAAATAAAAACGGTGAAATCCAAAACCTCCCATAAAAAAAGCCAGAAAGCCAGCAACTACTTTGCTACGCCCGGTTGTCGTGTATACCGTTTTCCCACAATGTACGCATTCTGTTGCGGTCTCCTCGATATTTTTGCCACAATGTCTGCAAAACACAGTAACGCCCACTGGTGCGCTTGGCGCGTCGTATACGTCGTGTGGTTTCTCTGGCGTTGCCGACTTGCTTTCCTCAGCCGCTTCTACGGCTTCCAACTCGAACATTGTTGGAGAATCTAAGGATTTGAGCGTGGCCTGAAACCCGCAAGATTCAATAATAGACTTGAATCGTTGCGCCTGAGTTTCTTCGAGGTTACGTTTTATAGTGGTGGAAGCGTTGCTCAGAAGTTTATCCAACTTGTCTGAATTCAATTTAAATTTTGCTGCAAGTTGTTGCCGCGCTTCGGACTCTTCGAAACTGCCGTTGAGTGTGTTATGTAGGATTACATCGTAGTTCGCCATAATTTCCCCTGGTGTTTTTATATCTCGTTGACGTGTTTTCAACGGGCGCCTTTCAACGATAGCCGGGCTGTTCATTACTGACGGGTGCAGCTTATGCGCTAAACGATCACGTCTATGTGCAAGTTCAAAGTATGTCTGTAGTGGACGAAGCTGACAATATCCATATTGTATGTCCGTATTCCTGCTCGACAAGATCGGCGCTCCGACGGTACAAGGTCAGCGACCCGGCACCAGTCCCAGACAATGACACCAAATAAAAAAGTGAGGTTTTTGGTAACTTTCGGCGAGAATGAGGTAGGCGGTATTCTGACCGTTAAAAACACCGGTGCTGAGCTACTAAGTGCTGGACCTGAACGCCTTTTTTAGCGTATCCTTCGGTAAAAGTTTATATAAAACATATAGATAGCGTCATATTATAATGTATCACGCCAAGTGTTGAATTGGGCAAATTAAGGCGTGGCAATCACTGAAACCTCGGGATTGGCTTATAAATAGGAAACTTGTGCAGGTTTCAACACTCTCACAATTAACTTGCACCGACATATTGCAATTTGACCGCCTGTCTTGTCTAATTCCATTTTGCGGAAATGGTTTCTGCAAATCGATTAATACGGTTGTTTAATCTGAAAATTTTGGGGAATTTCGCGTGAATATTGTTGAGTTACTGAAAGAAAAACGCCAACAATTACAGCTGAGTAATGGAGAATTCATGCGGCGACTGGAGCCCCAAGTGCGCGAACTGAAGGAATCCTTCAATCAGTCAGTCAGTAATTCTTTTGCAAACACTTTTTTTTCCCGATTCATTACGGTTGCCAATGAGGAAATTCATCCGGCGGTTACTCCCATCCCAGCCGTTATTACCGTTGTGACGCGTTTGCAAAGCATTCTTGGTCAGGAAATTCACGTAGGTGAATGGCACGAGGTTGATCAGTATTTGATCAACAATTTTGCGGATGTCACTGGCGACGATCAGTGGATACACACAGATACCGAGCGAGCCGAAAAAGAATCACC
The DNA window shown above is from Alteromonadaceae bacterium 2753L.S.0a.02 and carries:
- a CDS encoding glutathione reductase (NADPH): MSEDNGVYDYDLFVIGAGSGGVRASRIAAQLGAKVAVAEDLYLGGTCVNVGCVPKKLFVYGSHFMEDFEAAKGFGWSFENLGFEWQALRDNKTREIERLNGVYGRILDNAGVETIRGRATITGHHEVAVDEVVYTAKYILIATGSWPRKPNYPGAELVTDSNAFFYLDKLPKRVIVEGGGYIAVEFAGILNALGCDTELVYRGPLFLRNFDGDIRHFIAEQIAEKGLKLSFSTTIEGIEKRGPDSLNVILANNNSERLTREVDCVISAIGRSPKVDNLGLEALGIEQKVNGAIVVDDKFETSVEGIFAVGDVIDRYQLTPVALAEGMALARYLFAETPVALDYEHIPTAVFCQPNIGTVGYTEEHARDLGYDLEIYKSAFKPMKHTLSGLNEKTLMKLVVDKNSRCVLGAHMVGPDAGEIIQGLAIAIKAGATKEDFDTTIGIHPTAAEEFVTMRSPV
- a CDS encoding TM2 domain-containing protein yields the protein MANYDVILHNTLNGSFEESEARQQLAAKFKLNSDKLDKLLSNASTTIKRNLEETQAQRFKSIIESCGFQATLKSLDSPTMFELEAVEAAEESKSATPEKPHDVYDAPSAPVGVTVFCRHCGKNIEETATECVHCGKTVYTTTGRSKVVAGFLAFFMGGFGFHRFYLKQWWGVFYIPFGIFGISAIVTLIEAIYFWVCPQDRWQRKYGHLPPSNVWVWVALCIIPFVAVIGILAAIALPAYQDYTIRAKVSQGLMSSQMYVDQVEEFILESNFVPNSSLDANLNYQPGAPYIKSIEIVEGGGVVVEFDQLELLDEPQTIIYEPLIKSENRTITSITWDCTGGSLPSRYRPSKCRPIDF
- a CDS encoding acyl dehydratase yields the protein MRRLEPQVRELKESFNQSVSNSFANTFFSRFITVANEEIHPAVTPIPAVITVVTRLQSILGQEIHVGEWHEVDQYLINNFADVTGDDQWIHTDTERAEKESPFKATVAHGFLVLSMLPKLRGLDSYAAKNYPEARMIVNCGMNEVRYLNPVKVGSAIRSRTFLRKIEPNKRSIDLTEEVIVDIHNSKKEALRTELLTRIYL